One part of the Hippoglossus hippoglossus isolate fHipHip1 chromosome 11, fHipHip1.pri, whole genome shotgun sequence genome encodes these proteins:
- the txnipa gene encoding thioredoxin interacting protein a — protein sequence MVAMTRKVKTFQIIFMDPSKTFYCGGDELCGRIEVEVNEVTRVSAVKVLGLGCAKVEYAKGKQRCRQEAEYLRYEQVLTLNDQPTDSDGSVLLRPGNKYEYTFRFELPQQGQLVSSYKGKFGYVQYYVKAQIERPHQPTLECKKPFEVEEPLDVNTPDLLSPTGGMKEKKVTCMFIPDGQVSLNAKIDRRGFCEGEDICINAKFENTCSRIVVPKAAIIAKHIYQANGRTKVFRQKLSSVRGNHIISGMCDAWQGKTIRVPKIKPSMLGCNIIRVEYALMIYVHIPGSEKLILELPLVIGTAGLGSRSNSVSSQEGSISNASQSWVSLRMPSGPPSYSDITSDCRLDQPLTPLLDDFDGDESPIFMNVPSFNFPPPPVYTEVDEEYSGSARMQPVC from the exons ATGGTGGCCATGACGAGGAAGGTGAAAACCTTCCAAATCATTTTTATGGATCCCAGCAAGACCTTCTATTGCGGCGGAGACGAGTTGTGTGGCCGGATAGAAGTGGAAGTGAACGAGGTGACGCGTGTTTCCGCAGTGAAGGTTCTGGGTCTGGGCTGCGCCAAAGTGGAATACGCGAAAGGCAAGCAGCGTTGCCGACAGGAGGCCGAGTACCTCCGATATGAGCAGGTCCTGACCCTGAACGACCAGCCGACAG ATTCCGATGGATCGGTCCTCTTGAGGCCTGGCAACAAATACGAATACACCTTCAGATTTGAGCTCCCGCAGCAAGG GCAGTTGGTATCGTCATACAAGGGGAAGTTTGGGTATGTCCAATACTATGTTAAGGCCCAAATTGAGAGGCCACATCAGCCCACCCTGGAGTGCAAGAAACCCTTTGAGGTGGAGGAGCCCCTGGATGTCAATACTCCAGACCTGTTG tctcccaCAGGTGgaatgaaggagaagaaagtcACCTGCATGTTCATCCCTGATGGCCAGGTGTCACTGAATGCAAAAATTGATCGCCGTGGTTTCTGTGAAGGTGAAGATATCTGTATCAATGCAAAGTTTGAGAACACCTGCTCACGGATTGTGGTGCCCAAGGCTGCTATCATTGCTAAGCACATCTACCAGGCTAATGGGCGTACCAAGGTCTTCCGGCAGAAGCTGTCCTCAGTGCGTGGGAACCACATCATCTCCGGTATGTGTGATGCCTGGCAGGGAAAGACTATCAGGGTGCCGAAGATAAAACCATCTATGTTGGGCTGCAACATAATCCGTGTGGAGTATGCTCTGATG ATTTATGTCCACATCCCTGGAAGTGAGAAGCTGATCCTGGAGCTGCCATTGGTAATTGGAACCGCTGGTCTGGGCAGCCGCAGTAATAGCGTGAGCAGCCAGGAGGGTTCGATCAGTAATGCCTCTCAAAGCTGGGTGTCCCTCAGGATGCCCTCTGGGCCTCCCAGCTACTCCGACATCACCAGCGACTGCCGCCTGGACCAGCCCCTCACGCCACTCCTGGATGACTTTGACGGAGACGAGAGCCCCATCTTCATGAACGTACCATCCTTTAACTTTCCACCGCCCCCAGTTTACACTGAG GTTGACGAGGAGTACAGTGGCAGTGCCCGCATGCAACCAGTCTGCTGA